A single window of Bacteroidota bacterium DNA harbors:
- a CDS encoding lamin tail domain-containing protein produces MKYFYLIAFLAFTANANAQKYKHKNVVDHWENVLSPKDTFSYFPGTTEPDTDWYKPSYNPNWSKGYGGFGFGDGDDTTIISTSATSIYIIRKFSIKDTSKIYNALLALDYDDGFVAYLNGVEIARANMGNKSNPRHDSLAWRSHEAQMYQGGQPEYYYIQKSLLNNLLLNGFNYLCIQVHNVSAASNDLSCIPYLFVAINDTTTNNYRTNPTWFSPTLTTHLPIIVINTNGQGIPNDPSITADMGIVNNGFDQNHLTDSFNGYNGKITIQIRGSSSAGQPQRSYAWSTVDSAGNGRNVKILGMPKESDWILFGPYTDKTLMRNNLIYEISRQMGWYASRTEFAELILNNQYVGVYVVMEKIKWDKNRVDIPKILSSTTKGDSLTGGYIMKVDRVKQSGYGVWTSPITNYAGSKNYEIQTVNPDIPDITQIQANYIKRWMDSFENILYGGGYGSKLSTNYHKFIDVNSFIDFYICNEMTHNVDAYRLSCFLYKQKNSLGGRLYAGPIWDFNIALGNANYCNGGDTTGWSTCSYSSEPFWFDRLLEDPDYKKQFKCRWTSLRKDLLKTQNIYNWIDSVADILEVPQRRHYKQWQILGTYVWPNNYIGSTYAQEINYLKTWVRGRMNWMDKNMPNVTSSCKSTYSSSIIVSELNYNSHPNLDGGNWIELYNNSSSNINIAGYMVTDVSGFRSYSVPTNTVLNARSYIVLVEDTALFKKKYPNAKNFRGPMNWSLPNDTGTIRLFDALSYQVFQMGYSDKKAWPQGADGRGYTLELKTPGTNLNDPKSWMDGCIGGSPGKARTSCSEKLYVSEINYSSEKNNDAGDWFELHNIDTVAYNLKDYIIKDDNDTDVFVIKNNISIPPKGYLVVCNDTTKFKTIYPNVSNYIGQFNYGLNAKGDAIRIYNGFGTPVQKVYYSDSFPYPWGAKGTGYTIDFIDTCIYQDYGSSWQLSCYLGSPGKAKPKYCNPGQFANLVFTELKLLSDSKNNEGQWLELYNRDTAALDISNWKMTNSVGASILTFAKNTILPAKSNVILCNDTNAFKQQYPSITNYIGNFNYQISLNKDSLNIIDNTNYPAKAFVFDFSKYTKSNLLTRSIELVNSDSSDNSVINWMDGCLHATPSQTPTACGEPNYISEICYNNNFTITGDWLELYNFDTAVVDYSGYEIHTNKDSIIVSANTILGAKSYLAIVADSAKFFNHFFIRNYLVNNSFSLNDTLGIIKVYNNTGKLVYSNIYENKLPYDTLANGFGYTLNMYNDTLNPEKASSWRISCENGTPGKAIGADCWPSLNAKIVFNELSLWPDSARDEGIWVELYNKDTSDRDISNWAILNDQHNILLRFPNNYIMKANSYILLCSDTSKFKKWHPNVVADLQFTKNPDLLDGSLSITDYYYIVGGDVIYYNNPDSISIGAIHFGHTVNNTASVLHLINNSYWSAGCFGGTPGRPNNTCKDTIIVSEINYNSFPTKDAGDWVELYNPNKQIMDLSGSYIRTKDYHTWWQIPANTLVQADSFMVIVGDTALYNSRNSIFQSNIVYIPNFSLANDSDVIFIYNKDTQLMYSNFYTNGYVSSSNAQGFTMENMFKTSKPYSSIYWFAGCEEGSPGFRYTTPCPLRVKPVSIYPINVTDNVSIYPNPANTLLYIQFTQPVAVANGRMKIYDMNGKLVHEQSVNEATITLNVSNWNAGLYMLNLNGKYLSKFVVTK; encoded by the coding sequence ATGAAATATTTTTACCTAATTGCCTTCCTTGCATTTACCGCCAATGCAAACGCTCAGAAATACAAACATAAAAACGTGGTCGACCACTGGGAAAATGTACTATCGCCCAAGGATACTTTTTCGTATTTTCCTGGCACTACTGAGCCCGATACCGATTGGTATAAACCTTCGTATAATCCTAACTGGAGTAAGGGATACGGCGGATTTGGTTTTGGCGATGGTGATGACACTACCATAATAAGTACTTCGGCAACTTCGATATATATTATAAGAAAATTTAGTATAAAAGATACCTCAAAAATATATAATGCTTTGCTTGCTTTAGATTATGATGATGGCTTTGTAGCATATCTAAATGGCGTAGAAATAGCACGTGCAAATATGGGCAATAAAAGTAACCCGCGTCACGATTCGTTGGCATGGAGAAGTCACGAAGCTCAGATGTACCAAGGTGGACAGCCGGAGTATTATTATATACAAAAATCATTATTAAATAATTTATTACTGAATGGTTTTAACTATTTGTGTATACAAGTTCATAATGTATCGGCTGCTTCAAACGACTTGTCTTGTATACCCTATTTATTCGTAGCTATTAATGATACCACTACCAATAACTATAGAACAAATCCAACATGGTTCTCGCCTACTTTAACCACGCACCTACCTATTATAGTTATCAATACAAATGGTCAGGGAATCCCAAACGATCCTTCTATTACCGCCGATATGGGGATAGTGAATAATGGCTTTGATCAAAATCATTTAACAGATAGTTTTAATGGATATAATGGAAAGATAACGATACAAATTCGTGGTTCATCATCGGCGGGGCAACCACAAAGAAGTTATGCATGGAGCACAGTCGATTCGGCGGGAAATGGCAGGAATGTAAAGATACTCGGTATGCCCAAAGAAAGTGATTGGATATTATTTGGGCCTTATACCGACAAAACTTTAATGCGTAATAATTTGATATATGAAATTTCGCGTCAAATGGGCTGGTATGCCTCACGTACTGAATTTGCCGAACTCATTTTGAACAATCAATATGTGGGTGTATATGTGGTAATGGAAAAAATTAAATGGGATAAGAATCGTGTGGATATACCAAAGATTCTTTCATCCACAACCAAAGGTGATAGCCTAACGGGTGGTTATATAATGAAAGTAGATCGTGTGAAACAATCGGGATATGGGGTTTGGACATCGCCTATTACGAATTATGCTGGAAGTAAAAACTATGAGATACAAACAGTAAATCCTGATATCCCAGATATTACTCAAATACAAGCCAATTATATCAAACGGTGGATGGATAGTTTCGAGAATATATTATATGGGGGTGGGTATGGCAGTAAACTTTCTACCAACTATCATAAATTTATTGATGTGAATTCTTTCATCGATTTTTATATATGCAACGAAATGACCCATAATGTGGATGCTTATCGCCTTAGTTGTTTTTTATATAAACAAAAAAATAGTTTGGGAGGCCGATTATATGCCGGACCTATTTGGGATTTTAATATAGCACTGGGAAACGCAAATTACTGTAATGGTGGCGATACCACTGGTTGGAGTACCTGCTCGTATTCGTCAGAACCGTTTTGGTTTGATAGGTTATTGGAAGACCCCGATTATAAAAAACAGTTCAAATGCCGATGGACAAGCTTAAGGAAAGATTTATTAAAAACACAAAACATATATAATTGGATTGATTCTGTGGCTGATATATTGGAAGTTCCCCAACGCCGTCATTATAAGCAATGGCAGATATTGGGAACTTATGTGTGGCCAAATAATTATATAGGAAGTACCTACGCCCAAGAAATAAATTATCTGAAAACGTGGGTAAGAGGTAGAATGAATTGGATGGATAAAAATATGCCCAATGTTACCTCTTCCTGCAAGTCCACTTACAGCAGTTCTATCATAGTTTCGGAACTTAATTATAATTCGCATCCCAATTTAGATGGTGGAAATTGGATTGAGTTATATAATAATTCATCTTCCAATATCAATATTGCGGGTTATATGGTTACTGATGTCAGTGGTTTTAGAAGTTACAGTGTTCCTACAAATACAGTCCTTAATGCGAGGTCATATATAGTTTTGGTGGAAGATACTGCTTTGTTCAAAAAGAAATATCCCAATGCAAAGAACTTTAGAGGCCCAATGAATTGGTCGCTGCCCAATGATACTGGAACTATTAGATTATTTGATGCACTAAGCTATCAGGTTTTTCAAATGGGTTATAGCGATAAAAAAGCATGGCCCCAAGGTGCCGATGGGCGTGGATATACCTTGGAACTTAAAACGCCGGGTACAAATCTTAACGATCCCAAGTCGTGGATGGATGGATGTATTGGCGGCTCACCTGGTAAGGCACGAACTAGTTGCAGCGAAAAATTATATGTGAGCGAAATAAATTATAGCTCCGAGAAAAATAATGATGCAGGCGATTGGTTCGAGCTACATAATATAGATACTGTAGCCTATAATTTAAAAGACTATATCATAAAAGACGATAACGATACTGATGTTTTTGTTATCAAAAATAATATAAGTATTCCTCCAAAGGGTTATTTAGTGGTATGTAATGATACAACTAAGTTTAAAACTATATATCCCAACGTGAGCAATTATATTGGTCAGTTTAATTATGGACTTAATGCCAAAGGCGACGCCATTAGAATATATAATGGTTTCGGTACACCAGTGCAAAAAGTATATTATAGCGATTCATTCCCCTACCCTTGGGGAGCAAAAGGTACGGGCTATACCATTGATTTTATTGATACCTGTATCTATCAAGATTATGGAAGTAGTTGGCAGTTGAGCTGTTACTTGGGTTCACCGGGTAAGGCAAAACCCAAATATTGTAACCCCGGTCAATTTGCCAATTTGGTTTTTACGGAATTGAAATTATTAAGTGATTCAAAAAATAATGAAGGTCAGTGGTTGGAATTATATAATAGAGATACTGCCGCACTCGATATAAGTAATTGGAAGATGACCAATTCAGTTGGTGCATCGATTCTCACTTTTGCAAAAAATACTATTCTGCCAGCAAAGTCAAATGTTATTTTATGTAACGATACCAATGCTTTCAAACAGCAATATCCAAGCATCACAAATTATATAGGCAATTTTAATTATCAAATATCACTGAATAAGGATAGCTTAAATATAATAGACAATACCAATTATCCAGCAAAAGCTTTTGTGTTCGATTTTAGCAAATATACCAAATCGAATTTGCTCACTAGAAGTATAGAATTAGTCAATAGTGATTCATCCGATAATAGTGTAATCAATTGGATGGATGGCTGTTTGCACGCTACGCCGTCGCAAACTCCAACAGCATGCGGAGAGCCAAATTATATTAGTGAAATATGTTATAATAATAATTTTACCATTACAGGTGACTGGCTTGAACTATATAATTTTGATACCGCAGTAGTTGATTATTCAGGATATGAAATACATACAAATAAGGACAGTATTATAGTTTCAGCAAATACCATTTTAGGTGCTAAATCATATTTGGCTATAGTGGCTGATAGTGCGAAATTTTTCAATCATTTCTTTATCCGAAACTATTTAGTAAATAATTCTTTTAGTTTGAATGATACTTTAGGCATCATTAAAGTATATAATAATACAGGTAAATTGGTGTACTCAAATATTTATGAAAATAAACTACCTTATGATACTTTGGCAAATGGATTTGGTTATACTTTAAATATGTATAATGATACACTTAATCCAGAAAAAGCTTCATCGTGGAGAATATCTTGTGAGAATGGAACACCAGGTAAGGCTATAGGTGCAGATTGCTGGCCTTCATTGAATGCGAAGATAGTTTTTAACGAACTTAGCTTGTGGCCCGATAGTGCAAGAGATGAGGGGATATGGGTGGAATTATATAATAAAGATACCAGCGATAGAGATATCTCTAATTGGGCTATTCTAAACGATCAACACAATATTTTATTACGTTTCCCCAATAATTATATTATGAAGGCAAATTCTTATATCTTATTATGTAGTGATACTTCTAAATTTAAGAAATGGCATCCAAATGTTGTGGCAGATTTGCAGTTTACTAAAAATCCAGATTTACTGGATGGAAGTTTAAGCATCACTGATTATTACTATATAGTTGGAGGTGATGTCATCTATTATAATAATCCAGATTCTATTTCAATTGGTGCCATACATTTCGGGCATACGGTCAATAATACTGCTAGTGTTCTTCACCTAATTAATAATTCTTATTGGAGTGCAGGATGTTTTGGAGGAACCCCGGGAAGACCCAATAATACTTGCAAGGACACAATTATAGTTTCAGAAATTAACTATAATAGTTTCCCTACTAAAGATGCGGGAGATTGGGTGGAACTCTATAATCCCAATAAACAAATAATGGATTTGAGTGGGAGTTATATCCGCACAAAAGATTATCATACTTGGTGGCAAATACCTGCAAACACTTTGGTACAAGCTGATTCATTTATGGTAATAGTTGGAGATACCGCTTTGTATAATAGTCGGAATAGCATTTTCCAATCCAATATTGTATATATTCCCAATTTTAGTTTAGCGAATGACAGTGACGTCATATTTATATACAATAAAGATACCCAATTAATGTATAGTAATTTCTATACAAATGGATATGTGTCTAGTAGTAATGCACAAGGATTTACAATGGAGAATATGTTCAAGACATCCAAACCTTATTCATCTATTTATTGGTTTGCAGGCTGCGAGGAAGGTTCCCCTGGCTTTAGATACACAACGCCTTGTCCTTTGAGAGTTAAGCCAGTAAGTATTTATCCAATTAATGTAACAGATAATGTGAGCATATATCCCAATCCCGCAAATACTTTATTATATATTCAATTCACACAGCCTGTGGCTGTAGCAAATGGCCGAATGAAAATATATGATATGAACGGCAAATTGGTTCATGAGCAATCGGTAAATGAAGCTACTATAACTTTAAATGTTTCCAATTGGAATGCAGGATTGTATATGTTGAATTTGAATGGTAAGTACCTTTCTAAATTTGTGGTAACGAAATAG